The proteins below are encoded in one region of Meiothermus sp. CFH 77666:
- a CDS encoding metal-sensitive transcriptional regulator, whose translation MPTASQQTPTATFGPSDKTRIVHRLRRLEGQVRGLQKMVEEDRECKDILTLLSGVRSALDSVGEEILETYLAHCKADLEPSAPAQLVEMVRLLRK comes from the coding sequence ATGCCCACTGCCTCCCAACAAACCCCAACCGCCACCTTCGGCCCGAGCGATAAAACCAGAATTGTCCACCGGTTGCGCCGCCTGGAAGGGCAGGTGCGTGGTTTGCAAAAAATGGTGGAAGAAGACCGCGAGTGCAAGGATATCCTGACGCTTTTGAGCGGGGTGCGTAGCGCACTGGACTCTGTGGGCGAGGAAATCCTCGAGACCTACCTGGCCCATTGCAAGGCCGACCTCGAGCCCTCCGCCCCCGCGCAGTTGGTGGAGATGGTGCGGCTGTTGCGGAAGTAG
- a CDS encoding GGDEF domain-containing protein translates to MTEALPEIGLMLLAAVAGLWIWWLARQEPLWQGASLGVLLGGLQIGAMLLEPISTPSVTFQPSGGLLLLGVLAWAATLRRLHPTDSPRYSLGLLPFVPFMVLGLLQGPGLELARALWLVDLLPLLLALPLLEAALRGQVGEGRLVWGLGLLFKAGGSLALAWLGEAGGFTYLAWAMSLLLLGSGIHLETHQERISKPILILIAAGLLSSLVLLSLDLQASNRFSEWVLIGWAYAAFTAITGVGLVVYQRILRSERQLELWVNLLETLSSKSQATQHLTPQGVLQSVLDGLKPLFSNLVGLEVRSDTTFRVGQSGPYVRTFELMLEHPTEARLYFSGPPQDERGLEALAPLLTERLRLSLTLNEWRSKAYTDPLTGLLNRRGFERQMQRLIRLAGEQGKPIALALLDIDRFKRVNDTYGHPAGDEVLKQLAGLLRKASRSDDLAVRLGGEEFGLVLFGADLEDAYHVLERIQSEVRSLYIPPISWPLSISAGLAGGEIPPSMSTVQRWLEQADEALYEAKKSGRDRIYPVPTMPGLEDLLEL, encoded by the coding sequence CTGCTCGAGCCCATCAGCACCCCCTCGGTCACCTTCCAGCCCTCGGGTGGTTTGCTGCTGCTGGGGGTACTGGCCTGGGCGGCTACCCTGCGAAGGTTGCATCCAACGGATTCACCCCGGTACAGCCTGGGTTTGCTTCCATTCGTACCTTTCATGGTGCTGGGCCTTCTTCAGGGGCCGGGCCTCGAGCTTGCCCGCGCCCTCTGGCTGGTCGACCTGCTACCCCTACTGCTGGCCTTGCCCCTGCTCGAGGCGGCCCTACGCGGACAGGTCGGCGAGGGCCGACTGGTCTGGGGGCTGGGGCTGCTCTTCAAAGCGGGCGGCAGTCTGGCCCTGGCCTGGCTGGGCGAGGCCGGCGGTTTTACCTATCTGGCCTGGGCCATGAGCCTACTTCTGTTGGGCTCTGGTATCCACCTGGAAACCCACCAGGAACGCATCAGCAAACCCATACTGATCTTGATTGCAGCCGGTTTGCTGAGCAGTCTGGTGCTGCTCAGCCTGGATCTGCAGGCCTCTAACCGTTTTTCGGAATGGGTGCTGATAGGCTGGGCCTATGCGGCCTTCACGGCGATTACCGGGGTCGGACTGGTGGTTTACCAGCGCATCCTTCGCTCGGAACGGCAGCTCGAGCTGTGGGTCAACCTGCTCGAGACCCTCTCCAGCAAGAGCCAGGCCACCCAGCATCTCACCCCCCAGGGGGTCTTGCAAAGCGTGCTGGACGGCCTCAAGCCCCTGTTTAGCAACCTGGTGGGGCTGGAGGTACGCTCCGATACAACCTTCCGCGTAGGCCAGAGCGGCCCTTACGTGCGCACCTTTGAGCTGATGCTCGAGCACCCCACCGAAGCGCGGCTCTACTTTTCCGGCCCCCCCCAGGACGAGCGGGGGCTGGAAGCCCTGGCCCCGCTGCTCACCGAACGGCTACGGCTCTCGCTTACCCTCAACGAGTGGCGCAGCAAAGCCTACACCGACCCCCTCACCGGCCTCCTGAACCGGCGGGGGTTCGAGCGCCAGATGCAGCGGCTAATCCGACTGGCGGGCGAGCAGGGCAAGCCCATCGCCCTGGCCCTGCTGGACATAGACCGCTTTAAGCGCGTCAACGACACCTACGGCCACCCGGCCGGCGACGAGGTACTCAAACAACTGGCCGGACTGCTACGCAAGGCCAGCCGAAGCGACGACCTGGCCGTGCGCTTGGGCGGCGAGGAGTTTGGCCTGGTGCTGTTTGGGGCCGACCTCGAGGATGCCTACCACGTGCTCGAGCGCATCCAGAGCGAGGTGCGTTCCCTGTACATCCCTCCCATTAGCTGGCCCCTGAGCATCTCGGCTGGCCTGGCCGGCGGCGAGATTCCGCCCTCTATGAGCACCGTGCAGCGCTGGCTCGAGCAAGCCGACGAAGCCCTCTATGAAGCCAAAAAGTCGGGTCGTGATCGGATTTATCCGGTTCCGACGATGCCTGGGCTGGAGGACTTGCTGGAGTTGTAA